A single region of the Phalacrocorax aristotelis chromosome 17, bGulAri2.1, whole genome shotgun sequence genome encodes:
- the LOC142065682 gene encoding olfactory receptor 1E16-like produces the protein MTITDKAWGNLSSPTVFLLLGFSSAYRAQVTLCLCFLLIYLVTVLGNLLIVTLIWLDAHLHSPMYFLLGHLAFLDICYSSVTLPKILRDSFSPQKTISFVGCITQIYFFLCFGGSECILLAAMAYDRYLAICHPLHYPAFMSKKMCHCLVAIAWLSGSFSSLVQAFLTARLPFCRSNMIDHLFCEMPFLLKASCSPNAPLNKATLYALAGTVAMGSFLLTLMSYVHIIGAVLQKGAGTQRAFATCTSHLTVVSLFFGTGAIAYLVPHSSSSKEMDEVLTLLYAVVTPMLNPIIYSLRNSEVKGAIRKALHRGVLQMSTKGAGITAEQPRPSPQQGYDSQ, from the exons ATGACCATTACAGACAAGGCT TGGGGGAACCTCAGCAGCCCCACTGTGTTCCTTCTTTTGGGATTTTCAAGTGCCTACAGAGCACAGGTGACGCTCTGCCTATGCTTCTTGCTCATTTACCTGGTGACGGTGCTGGGGAACCTGCTCATCGTGACCCTTATCTGGCTGGATGCTCACCTGCACTCTCCCATGTATTTCCTCCTGGGCCACCTCGCCTTCCTGGACATCTGCTACTCCTCTGTCACTCTCCCTAAGATCCTTCGAGACTCCTTCTCACCGCAGAAGACCATCTCCTTTGTGGGCTGCATCACACAGAtctactttttcctttgctttgggGGCTCCGAGTGCATACTCCTGGCTGCCATGGCCTACGATCGGTACCTGGCCATCTGCCACCCCCTCCACTACCCGGCATTCATGAGCAAGAAGATGTGCCACTGCTTAGTGGCCATTGCGTGGCTGAGCGGCTCCTTCTCATCCCTGGTCCAGGCCTTCCTCACAGCCCGCTTGCCCTTCTGCAGGTCCAACATGATTGACCACTTGTTCTGCGAGATGCCCTTCTTGCTGAAGGCATCCTGCAGCCCTAATGCTCCCCTCAACAAGGCCACCTTGTATGCTTTGGCTGGGACTGTTGCAATGGGCTCTTTCCTCCTTACTCTCATGTCGTACGTTCATATCATTGGGGCTGTCCTCCAGAAGGGAGCAGGAACACAGAGGGCCTTTGCTACCTGCACCTCCCACCTGACCGTGGTGTCCCTGTTCTTTGGCACTGGGGCCATTGCATACCTGGTGCCTCACTCCAGCAGCTCCAAGGAGATGGATGAGGTCCTCACCCTGCTGTATGCCGTTGTGACCCCCATGCTCAACCCCATCATCTACAGCTTGAGAAACAGTGAGGTCAAAGGAGCCATCAGGAAAGCCCTGCACAGGGGGGTGTTACAGATGTCCACCAAGGGTGCAG